A region from the Lycium barbarum isolate Lr01 chromosome 8, ASM1917538v2, whole genome shotgun sequence genome encodes:
- the LOC132606626 gene encoding 1-aminocyclopropane-1-carboxylate oxidase homolog 1-like, with protein MEVFNTNEVQVPSEAKYDRKAELEAFDETKAGVKGLVDAGITKVPRIFVQPSKSEDSTIHDSNKKFSFPIIDFDGIKEDPIKRKKIVQEVGHASETWGFFQVINHGIPNHVLDEMKDGVIRFFEQDTEVKKQWYTRDFTKEFMFNSNFDLFGAPVTNWRDTFSATVAPIPPNPQELPSVCRDILLEYTNQVMKLGDTLFELLSEAIGLEPNHFKDIGCAEGLMALGHYYPACPQPELTLGTSKHADNDFLTVLLQDNIGGLQVLHQNHWVDVPPTPGALVVNMGDILQLISNDKLKSVDHRVLANKVGPRVSLACFFMTNFVPTQRMYGPIKELISEHNPPKYRETTIKEFTTYFNNKGLDGTSTLLHFRL; from the exons ATGGAGGTGTTCAACACAAATGAAGTTCAGGTTCCAAGTGAAGCAAAGTATGACAGAAAGGCTGAACTAGAAGCCTTTGATGAGACGAAAGCCGGTGTTAAGGGACTAGTGGATGCAGGTATCACCAAAGTACCAAGAATTTTTGTTCAACCATCAAAGAGTGAAGATTCAACAATTCATGACAGCAACAAGAAATTCAGTTTTCCAATAATTGATTTTGATGGCATCAAGGAAGATCCGATCAAGCGAAAGAAGATAGTCCAGGAAGTTGGTCATGCATCCGAGACTTGGGGTTTCTTTCAAGTGATCAATCATGGGATTCCTAATCATGTTCTGGATGAAATGAAAGACGGGGTTATCAGGTTTTTTGAGCAAGATACTGAGGTGAAGAAGCAGTGGTATACGCGAGACTTCACAAAAGAGTTTATGTTTAACAGCAATTTTGATCTGTTTGGAGCACCAGTAACCAACTGGAGGGATACTTTTAGTGCCACCGTAGCTCCTATACCTCCAAATCCTCAAGAATTACCTTCTGTCTGCAG GGATATTCTCCTTGAGTACACAAACCAAGTGATGAAATTAGGTGATACTCTATTTGAACTACTTTCTGAGGCCATTGGCCTCGAACCAAACCACTTCAAGGATATAGGTTGTGCCGAGGGGCTTATGGCGTTAGGCCATTATTACCCAGCATGCCCACAACCCGAACTTACTCTAGGCACCAGTAAGCATGCTGACAATGACTTCCTCACCGTGCTTCTCCAAGATAATATAGGCGGCCTCCAAGTCCTACATCAGAACCATTGGGTAGATGTTCCCCCTACTCCCGGAGCTCTCGTGGTCAATATGGGAGATATTCTACAG CTTATATCAAATGACAAGTTAAAAAGTGTTGATCATAGAGTACTGGCAAATAAGGTTGGTCCAAGGGTATCGTTGGCATGTTTCTTCATGACAAATTTTGTGCCAACACAAAGGATGTATGGACCTATCAAGGAGTTGATATCGGAACACAATCCTCCAAAGTACAGAGAAACGACGATTAAGGAGTTCACAACTTATTTCAATAACAAAGGGCTGGATGGCACTTCCACTCTGTTGCATTTTAGACTTTAG